In one window of Ruminococcus albus AD2013 DNA:
- a CDS encoding V-type ATP synthase subunit A: protein MDKIYSVNGPVVTVRNTKSFAMQEMVFVGEKRLIGEVIRVSAKETTLQVYETTTGLKPGEPVYGTGAPMAATLGPGILDNMYDGIERPLKKLEEISGAFISEGANVPALDPKRKFDVTVTVKRGDILRPGEIYATCPETALITHKCMLSPLSKGGKVVWTAVTGKYNVNDVVVRLHDEYGNEEELTLCQKWPIRTPRPCAERMPMSRPLITGQRIIDTVVPVAKGGTAAIPGGFGTGKTMNQHQIAKWCDADIIVYVGCGERGNEMTQVLEEFSELIDPKTQRPLTDRTTMIANTSNMPVAAREASIYTGITLAEYYRDMGYHIAIMADSTSRWAEALREISGRLEEMPAEEGFPAYLPSRISEFYERAGYVKTLNGAEGSVTIIGAVSPQGSDFSEPVTQNTKRFVRCFWALDKALAYARHYPAINWNTSYSEYTDDLSAYYRDNVAPDFMEVRQQISNILVEENSLMEIVKLMGTDVLPDDQKLLIEVARVVRVGFLQQNAYHKDDTYVPLEKQYRMMKAILRFFELSKDALADGVSIDRIMSNGWADKLIKIKYDIPNDKLGMFDDYERDMNEWYKNAEVV, encoded by the coding sequence ATGGATAAGATATATTCGGTCAACGGACCTGTCGTTACGGTGCGCAATACCAAGAGCTTTGCCATGCAGGAAATGGTTTTTGTCGGCGAAAAGCGCTTGATAGGCGAAGTTATCCGCGTAAGCGCAAAGGAAACTACCTTGCAGGTCTATGAGACTACCACGGGACTGAAACCCGGTGAACCTGTTTACGGCACGGGTGCGCCTATGGCGGCAACTCTCGGCCCGGGAATACTTGATAATATGTATGACGGTATCGAAAGACCTCTGAAAAAGCTGGAGGAGATAAGCGGTGCGTTCATATCCGAGGGCGCTAATGTCCCTGCGCTTGATCCCAAGCGTAAGTTCGATGTTACGGTGACAGTAAAGAGGGGCGATATACTTCGTCCCGGCGAGATATATGCTACCTGCCCCGAAACTGCGCTGATAACACACAAGTGTATGCTCTCGCCTTTATCTAAGGGCGGAAAGGTCGTATGGACGGCTGTTACGGGCAAGTATAATGTAAACGATGTAGTAGTAAGGCTGCATGACGAGTACGGCAATGAAGAGGAACTCACCCTCTGCCAGAAGTGGCCTATAAGAACTCCCCGCCCCTGTGCGGAGAGAATGCCTATGTCGAGACCGCTGATAACAGGTCAGCGTATAATCGATACCGTAGTACCCGTGGCTAAGGGCGGTACTGCTGCTATTCCGGGAGGATTCGGTACAGGCAAGACCATGAACCAGCACCAGATAGCAAAGTGGTGCGATGCTGATATAATCGTATACGTAGGCTGCGGCGAGCGTGGAAATGAAATGACACAGGTACTTGAGGAATTCAGCGAACTGATAGACCCCAAGACACAGCGTCCGCTGACTGACAGAACTACCATGATAGCAAATACCTCGAATATGCCTGTTGCAGCAAGAGAGGCTTCCATATACACAGGTATAACTCTGGCTGAATATTACAGAGATATGGGCTATCATATAGCTATTATGGCAGATTCCACATCCCGTTGGGCTGAGGCTCTGCGTGAGATATCGGGCCGTCTGGAAGAAATGCCCGCAGAGGAAGGTTTCCCTGCATATCTGCCATCGCGTATATCGGAATTTTACGAGAGAGCAGGTTATGTAAAGACACTGAACGGTGCTGAGGGCTCTGTTACCATAATAGGAGCGGTATCCCCTCAGGGTTCGGATTTCTCCGAGCCTGTAACACAGAACACCAAGCGTTTCGTAAGGTGCTTCTGGGCACTGGATAAGGCACTTGCTTATGCAAGACACTATCCTGCCATAAACTGGAATACAAGCTATTCCGAATATACCGATGATCTCTCAGCATATTACAGAGATAATGTTGCCCCTGATTTTATGGAGGTAAGACAGCAGATATCAAATATCCTCGTTGAGGAAAACAGCCTGATGGAGATAGTCAAGCTGATGGGTACTGATGTGCTCCCCGATGACCAGAAACTGCTTATCGAAGTTGCAAGAGTAGTGCGTGTAGGATTCTTACAGCAGAATGCTTACCATAAGGACGATACCTATGTACCTTTGGAGAAGCAGTACCGCATGATGAAGGCTATACTCAGATTCTTTGAGCTTTCAAAAGATGCTCTCGCAGATGGTGTTTCCATCGACAGGATAATGTCTAACGGCTGGGCTGACAAGCTCATCAAGATAAAGTACGATATCCCCAATGACAAACTCGGTATGTTCGACGATTACGAGAGGGATATGAACGAGTGGTACAAGAACGCGGAGGTGGTCTGA